The following proteins are encoded in a genomic region of Rhodopirellula islandica:
- a CDS encoding PSP1 domain-containing protein — MRLLGVMSAAEPFRYGDEVVVRTDRGTEIATVLCEATDEAVEKVPTKGNAEPVHGKIIRRLDVTDRGDWSQMSEMTRKDLDVAKRCVDRLKLSMQLIDVERLLGGERVIVYFIADGRVDFRELVKLIGREFQTRIEMRQIGIRDEAKLLADYGDCGQKVCCSRFLSKMPPVSMKMAKVQRASLDPAKISGRCGRLKCCLRYEFETYEEMAEELPPIGSEILTRDGSAKVLAQDILAGQLVVKTDDHRRVMIPAGDVVSVTKRGSGDPPKQRKR, encoded by the coding sequence ATGAGACTATTGGGGGTGATGAGCGCGGCAGAACCCTTCCGCTATGGCGATGAGGTGGTCGTTCGCACTGATCGCGGCACCGAGATCGCGACGGTGTTGTGCGAAGCGACGGACGAAGCGGTTGAAAAAGTCCCGACGAAAGGCAACGCGGAACCGGTCCATGGAAAGATCATTCGCCGTCTTGATGTCACCGACCGCGGCGATTGGTCGCAAATGTCGGAGATGACCCGGAAGGATTTGGATGTCGCAAAAAGGTGCGTTGACCGACTGAAATTGTCTATGCAGTTGATCGACGTCGAACGATTGCTGGGCGGCGAGCGTGTGATCGTGTACTTCATTGCCGACGGAAGAGTCGATTTTCGCGAGTTGGTGAAATTGATCGGTCGCGAATTTCAGACGCGGATCGAGATGCGACAAATCGGGATTCGTGACGAAGCCAAGCTGTTGGCGGATTACGGTGATTGTGGTCAAAAGGTCTGCTGCAGCCGGTTTCTGAGCAAGATGCCGCCGGTTTCCATGAAGATGGCAAAGGTCCAGCGAGCGTCGTTGGATCCTGCGAAAATCTCGGGGCGTTGCGGGAGGCTGAAGTGTTGTTTGCGATACGAATTTGAAACTTACGAGGAAATGGCCGAGGAACTGCCCCCCATCGGCAGCGAGATCCTGACCCGCGATGGGTCGGCAAAGGTTCTCGCCCAAGACATCTTGGCCGGACAATTGGTGGTCAAGACCGATGACCATCGACGCGTTATGATTCCTGCGGGGGATGTCGTCAGCGTGACAAAACGGGGTTCCGGGGATCCTCCCAAACAACGTAAACGCTGA
- a CDS encoding Minf_1886 family protein, with amino-acid sequence MPSPVKAMQDLLRDDTRYKLEAYQFIREALQYAHENLDQIGPLGFGPSDDPSSDAPRHLTGQQLCEACRLYAVDQFGYLAQMVLENWGLRQTGDFGELVYNLIRIEQMRKSESDRREDFDNVYDFENAFQPKFELALSDED; translated from the coding sequence ATGCCATCCCCTGTCAAAGCGATGCAGGATCTCCTGCGAGACGACACTCGATACAAACTCGAAGCCTATCAATTCATTCGCGAAGCGTTGCAATACGCCCACGAGAATTTGGACCAGATCGGCCCGCTAGGGTTTGGCCCCAGTGATGACCCCAGCAGTGATGCGCCGCGTCATCTGACCGGGCAACAACTTTGCGAGGCGTGCCGTTTGTATGCCGTCGACCAGTTCGGGTACCTGGCCCAAATGGTGCTTGAAAACTGGGGCCTGCGGCAAACCGGCGATTTCGGCGAATTGGTTTACAATCTGATTCGGATCGAGCAAATGCGAAAAAGCGAGTCGGATCGGCGTGAAGACTTTGACAACGTCTACGATTTTGAAAACGCGTTTCAACCCAAGTTTGAGCTGGCGCTCAGCGACGAGGACTGA